A single genomic interval of Terriglobus albidus harbors:
- a CDS encoding flagellar biosynthetic protein FliO — translation MRRSVAMVKAEVVKPELAIVQRTIVPLAEMRRPEPAGLAHWILRSWKGRATRPREQKRLRVLEQVSLGNKQQLALVECEGQQFLVGSSEHGVQAMMPVRKAE, via the coding sequence ATGCGTCGCAGCGTAGCAATGGTCAAAGCCGAAGTGGTAAAGCCGGAACTGGCGATCGTGCAGAGAACGATCGTTCCGCTAGCCGAGATGCGTCGTCCGGAACCGGCGGGCCTGGCCCACTGGATCCTGCGTTCCTGGAAGGGACGTGCCACACGTCCTCGTGAGCAGAAGCGCCTGCGTGTCCTCGAACAAGTCTCGCTCGGCAACAAGCAGCAACTTGCGCTGGTGGAGTGTGAAGGTCAGCAGTTCCTGGTTGGAAGCAGCGAGCACGGCGTTCAGGCCATGATGCCGGTAAGGAAGGCTGAGTAG